The stretch of DNA GCGACCCGCGGCTGAAAGACTTCGCGCAGACCTTGACCGCCGTCGACGGCAGCCTGCTGAAGAAGCTGCCGCAAATCACGCAGGCCTGTTTTGCCACCCGCAACGATCGCGGTTTTAAGCTGCACGCGCACTTTGAAATCCTCAAAGGCGTGCCTGTCAAATCGGCAGTCACCGACGCCAGCGGCCAAGGACCGGCCAATGAAAAAAACGTGTTGCGCAGCCAATTGGAACCGGATCGCTGCTACGTGATCGATCGCGGTTACGAACAATTTTCGCTGTTCAACGCGATCGTCGATGTCGGCAGCAGCTACGTTTGCCGCATCCGCAACGACCGCGCGTTTACGGCTGACGAGGTTCGCGAACTGGACGAGGAGGCGCGGGCGGCGGGCGTGTTGGAAGACGCCATCGGCCAACTCGGTTCGCCCAAATCGCGACGGATTGAGCATCCGCAGCATCGCGTGCGGCGGGTGGTGATTCGCGCCGAAACGCATCCCAAGCGAGGCGGACGCAAGCGGGCCGCTGCCACGCACGACGTCGTGCTGGTGACGAACTTGCTGGACGTGCCGGCGGAAATCATCGCGTTGATTTATCGCAGTCGCTGGATGATCGAATTGTACTTTCGGTTTTTGAAACATGTGCTGGGCTGCCGCAAGTTATTAAGCGACTGTGACAACGGAATCGAAATTCAAACGTACTGTGCGATCATCGCTTGCCTGCTGATCAGCCTAGTGACCGGCCGCAAGCCGACGCTGCGGACGTATGAAATGCTTTGTTATTACTTCCAAGGTTTGGCGGATGAAGAAGAACTACTGGCCCACATAAACCGTTTGCCGCCGCACGCCACGACAAGCGTCTAACCCCACTCGCTCCGCGACTCCCCGCAGATGACGAGCCGCTCAACGCTGCGCTGAGACAACTCCCCACCCCACCAACCGCAGCCCTTGCAGCCACGCCCTCCCCCAAAAAACAAGCAAACACACCGCCACCTTGCCATCACGCCCAACAATAGCAACAATCGAGCCGAACAGGATTGGGACAAGCCAGCAGTGGCACCCGGCTTGGGGGATCTCATGGTGAGGCAGCTGTCTCTGGTGATTCCGGCTCCGGATTTTGTGTCTCGGGATCGGAACTGGGCGGAGGGGCAACGGCGATTGTTTTAGGGCCCTCGAAGCGCTTCCAGAAGACGACGAGCAGGATCAGGCAACTGGCGGCTGCTATGGCGAAGAGTAGGGGGTAGTTGCCGTCGAATCCGTCGTCGAGTTTTCCCGCCAGGAGCAGCCCTAAGGGCATGCCGATTCCCAACGTCACAAAGGCCAGGAAGTTTTGCGCACTGGCTCGCAAGTCGTGGCGGCATTGGGAATCGATGTAGAGTTGCGCGACGATGATCATGAAGACATGGCAAATTCCGTGCAGCGCCAGTCCGACCAGGATCAACGAATAGGCTCCGCCTGAGATGGAAAACAGGCCGTAGCGTAGAAACCAAGCTCCGATGCCGACGGAGAAGGTGATCTTCATGCCCAGGCGTTTGAGAAATAATCCCAGCAAGAGCAGCGCGGGGAATTCGGAGATTTGCCCGATGAGCATTACCGCCGGGACCCATCCGTCCTCGATATCGCCGGTGGTCAAAAAGACGGGGACGACGAGGTTGTACATCGGAATCAGCAGCGCCATTAAAAAGCTGATGCCCATGAATAATCGGAAGTCGCGTGAACGGAACATCTTGAGCATTTCCAACGGCGCAATGCCGTCGCGCTTCGTTCGCTCAGGCGGGGTGTGTGGCAAGAAGATGCAAAAGCTGCTCAGGGCAAATGAGAGCATGGCGGCGATGGAAAAACAATCGGAGGGTTGCGGTGCGGGAAGCCAGTCGCAGGCGGCGGCGATCGCGCTGCGCGGTGCATCGATTTTTGGGAATTGCGACAACCAACTGCCGAATTCATCCTGCATCAGCCACAGCGATAGGAATAATCCGGTCGACATCCAGCCGACAGTGCCCCACACACGGACTTTACCAAATTGCGCGTCCGGGTCGGTCAGGTGGCGAAATGTCAACGAACTGGCCAAGGCCCAGGTGGGGATATAGGCCACGGAATAAATGCCGCTCATCACGAGTAACGTGACGAAATTGTCCCCGGTCTGTTTATACGTTTCGGCGGCATGTGGGAATCCGACGAGCGTCAGTCCGCCGATGAAATGGCTGACGGCGAGGTATTTTTCACTGGCCAGCCAACGGTCGGCGACCTGCCCGACCAGAAACGGGGCGACCCACAACCCCACAGCCGCCACGGCAAACAGCGAGGCCGTTTGGCTAGTTGAGAGTTGGATCGTCTGTTTCCAGTAGATGGGCAGATAGGTGAGCAACGTGCCGGAGATGCCCCACTCCAGCGCCCACAGCACGGAAAGCCGCCAGCGCAAGTGAAACCCCAACCGGCCGACCATGCGGTGTGACTCCGTGTGAAAGATGAATTGGGGCAGGAATTTTCTGCCCCCCGATGGTTTTCATGTGAACCGGCACTGGCGGACTAGCCGCCAGCGGCATCCGTTACCGGTTGCTAACCGACACTGAAGTCTATCACGGATTGGGTTCCAAGGCGGCGGCCCGGGCGACATCGGCTTCCATAACGTCCGGTTGGCCACTCCGAGGGGGATCGCGAAACATGACCGCAAACAGAACCATGATGACCCCGGCTGCGATGGCGGGACCGGTCCACAATTGTTGCCAATTCACAACAGCTGCTTCCCCTTCGCCGGTGGTGAAAAAGACTTCGACAGCACCGGCGACTTGTGCGCCGATCAGCATTCCCAGCCCCAATGTGAACAGAACGAGCATACCTTGTGCCTGGCTGCGGATCGCCTTGGGGGCGACGTTGTCGGTATAGATTTGTCCGGTGACGAAAAAGAAGTCGTAGCAAATCCCGTGTAGGACGATTCCGCCGATGAGCATCCAGACGACGCCATCATTGGCACCCAGTGCAAACAGTCCATAGCGAACCACCCAAGCCAGCATGCCGACCAGCAACATTTTTTTAACGCCCAGCTTCGAGAAGAAGAGCGGCATGATGAGCATGAAGATCACTTCCGACAATTGGCCAAACGACATTTTGAAAGCGGGATTCGCCAGTCCAGCGGTCGTAATGAATTTTGTCGCGAGCTGATAATAAAACGCGAGTGGAATGCAGATGAGAAACGAACTGATCATGAAGATCAGGTAGGAAGGTTGTTTCAACAGCACCAACGCGTCGACACCGAGCAACTCACGTACGGTGATTTTTTGACCCGCGGCCGGCGGCGGGGTGTGCGGCAAAAAGAAACTGTAGATGCCCATAGTAAACGATGCGCCGGCGGCAATCTGAAACGGCATGATGCCTGTGTCCCAGCCACCTCCACTGATGACAAATCCAGCGGCGATCCAGCCGAAGGTGCCGAACACGCGAATCAAGGGGAATTGTTTTTCCGAGTTGGTCATGTTTTGCATGGCGACGGAATTAGTCAGCGCCAGTGTGGGGAAATAGCAAAGCATATAACCAAACAAGGCGAGGTTGATCATCAATGGTGTTGCGGGGTTGGCTTCGTTCATGAGCGAGACGGCCAGCATCATGAATCCGCCGCCGGCGAGATGCATCACGCCCAGCACGCGCTCCGAGGCAAAAAAGCGGTCGGCGATCATGCCCACGAAGAAGGGGGAAATGATGCCGGCGATGGGACCGACGCTGTAGGTCCAGGCGATTTCTCCACCGGCAAAACCGATCTTACCCAAATACAAATAGGCGGTGACGTACCAGGAACCCCAAATAAAGAATTGCAGGAACATCATTGCCGAAAGACGTGCACCGACCAGGGCGTGCATGTGGATATCCTCGTATGTAGATCTAGTAGAGTCCGGGTATGGCGTCTCGCTCGGCCCGATACCTTTGCCGAAGTGCGCATCTTGCCACATAGATTCGCAGGACATAGAGCGCATTGCGGGACCGATGTTCAGATCATGTCGATCCTACGGCCATCAAGCAAGCATGAATCGCAATTCGTCGCGAAAAAAATCGCGTGAATCTTGCTAGGTGGGGAGCGTGAGCGGAGTCGCGATTCAGCGGACTTTACCGGCTGGTTCACTAGCCAGGACGGCGGGAACGCGCATGAGACCTACGGGTTGGCCGTTACGGCCACCGCGATAGTCAAAGCCACGGTCCTGACCATTGAGTTGCCAGCGGACTTGGAATTCGTCTGTTTCGGCATTGTAGGCGGTCTGTCCCGCGACAATGTCCGCCTGGGGGCCGGTCAAGCTGAACAGCGTGACGTAGAGTACCTGTTTGCCGTGGGTTCGCAGTTCGACCGCAATATTGGGAGTCATTTCATTTGCAGCCAAACTGGTCCAACCTTGCAGTCGCGGCGTGGTTTGTCCTTTGATGAGCTGCATCTCCAAGCCATCGCCGGGGGCCAGCGGAAGGACATTGAGCGCGGTCTCGGATTCGGGTAGCGCGGCGGAAATGCCTCGTCCGGAAATCGGGTGGAAGTTTAAGTCCGGGTCGAAGTGAAAGCATTGTGCGAAATCGTGTGACTGTGGCGAGGTGAGGCGATCGATGACCGCCAGCCATTGACCGGGGCGAAGCACCAAGATGCGGCGCTGGTATGTGTCGAAGTCCTGGGTGCGGTCGACGGCCGCTTCGACAAAATAGGCCCCATCGAACTCGCCGCCGGCCACGATGGCCGATCCAAACGCGTCTTTGCGTTCGCGACTGTAGTCGCGTCCGTCGATTTCGACCGTGTTATGCGCTCGGGTGCTTTCGACGTATCGGCGATGCGGGTGATCATATTTGTAGGAAAACCGCCCGCTATCGATCAACAACGTCCGTCCCAACTCCGACCACTCAAAGGTCAAATCGTCGGCGTGTTTGTGTGTTCCCGAATGAAACGCGGCGGAGAAATGCAGATAGGAGGCTTCCCGCCAGGGGCGATGGTCCCAGGCATCGCGAAACATGGCGTAGCCCGACTTGGGAAAGATGCGATAGTTTTCCGCCGGCGGAACGCCCTGGGTTCCCTGGCTGATGAGGTATTGCAGTTGAGGGTCATCGGGATACAGGATGCGGTCGACGGTCGGTGTGCGGTCACTGTCGCCGGCGCGGCATAGATCGCCGTTGGGGTGTGACATCCAGACAATGTTTTTTCTGGCGCGGTGGAATAGGTCCAGCAGATTCTGATCCTCGATCAAATCTTGCTCTTCCAACAAGCCGAGCGTATTGACCAAGGCGAGATGATAAAACGGCGAATGTTCGCGGTGGATGCCTTCTTCGGTGAAATGCTCGTGAAGCATTTTTTGAAGTCCGGCATTGGCGAACCGATGGAACTCACCAGCGCCATTGAGTTGTGGAACCGCTTTGGCCATGGCGAGTAAACCGACCAATTGATAAAACCCGTGATTGGTCGTCCAGGTGATTTGCTCGGGGTCAATTAATTTCAGCCCATGCAGCCGCGCAGCAATGAATAATTCCAGCAGACGGTTGTCGTCGAGCAGGTTTTTGCGAAGGTTGGCGTCGATGAGTTTGCCCAAAAAAGCGGCGCGGCGTCCGATGGCCATATCGTACCAAGCGAGCGGATTTTCGGATTCGTTGAGGACGTGCTGTTCGATCCAGTCGAGGGCGATTCGATTGGCCATGACCAGGTAGTGGTCGCGGCCGGTTTGGTCGTAGGCCAGTAGCAACGGCTCAAGAGGATGCCAAGAGTTCAACCACATCCGCCAACTCGTGTCGTGATGCGGATCAGCGGCCCAATCCATGGGCGTTGCCAGTGAGTACGGCGCCCGTCGCCCGATTTTCCAACCTTCGCGGATCGTGCGGTCGGCGACTCTCACGATTTTCTGGGGGGACATCCGTGACAAGCCATGCGGCAACACCGGCCGTTCCGGGTGCTGGGCCTGGATTTGGCGGATTTCAGTGAGCGCTGCACTCCAGTCGTGTTGAGCAACCGCGTCGCCTACGGGCGGGCGTTGTGGCTGCGCGGTCTCTAGTAATTTGCGCAGCGCGTCGGTCTGTATTGTGGGGGATGTCGCGGTGATGTCGCGGGGGAGGCGTTTGGCAAACTCGGCGAATCTTTGCGCAGCGTTGGCTTTGTCATTGGTCTGCCGGGACAGAAAAATGATGACGAATACGCCAACGATCATCACCGTCACAGCGGCTACGGTTCGATAACGACGGATGCATCCTTGCATGTTGGTCGATCCTGATTGCGTCACATACGTTAGCGTGTGGTTGCGCCTGGTTTTTCGGCGGTCATGGCTGGGGGGCTGAGGAGTTTGAGCGAAATACCTGATTCGCCTTCGTGCAAATCAAAACCCTGGAACGCTCCGTTTGCCTGCCAGCGGACTTGGAGGTTGTGCGGATCTTGATCATCGGGGAGCTGAACAGGCTGTAGATTCGCCTGCGGCCCGGTCAGCGCGAGTACGGTGATATACCGCACGTCGTTGCCGCTTGTGCGGAGCTCCAGGGCGTAGTTGGGGGTCATACGGTTGGCGGCCAGACTGGTCCAGCCTTGCATCCGCGGTTCGGTTTGGCCGCGGATCAGCGTGGCAGTCACCGCATCGCTGGGGGAAAGTGAAAGCACGTTGAGCACGGTCTTGCTGTTTGGCAAACGCGCGGCAACGCCTCCGGGGGAGGTGTGATGAAACATCAGTTCCGGGCCGAAGTGAAAACATTGCGCGAAATCGTGTGACTCTGGCGACGTGAGATGGTCGATGACGACCAACCAACGACCGGGGTGAAACACGAGGGTGCGTTTGTGGTGAGTTTTAAAGAATCGCGTGCGATTGACTTCGGCGGTGACGAAGTAGGCCCCATCGCTTTCGCCGCCTGCGACGATCGCTGAGCCAAAGGCATCGTTTGTATAACGGCTGAAATTCCGGCCGTCGATTTCCACCGTATTGTGGGCCCGCGTGCTTTCAACGTATTGACGATTTGGATGATCGTATTTGTAGGAATAGCGACCACTGTCAATCAGTAGGCTGCGGCCCTGTTCGGACCATTCGAAGGTAAAATCATCGGCATGTTTGTGCGTCCGAGAATGAAAGGCGGCAGAGAAAAATAGATAGGGGGCTTCGCGCCAGGGCCGGTGCTCCCAAGACCCGCGGAAGACGGCGTATCCCGACTCCTTGAAGATCTGGTGATTGGTTGGCGGTTGGGTTCCTGATTTCCCTTTACTGAGGACGTATTGCAACTGGGGATCGTCTGCATACATGATGCGCGCGGCAGCTTGGGTTTGGTCGCCGTCCCCGGCGCGAATCAAGTCGCCATGGGGATGGCACATCCAAACTATGTTGCGTCTGGCGAGTTGGAATAATTTTAATGTCTCGTCATCGTCGATCAGCCCGCGTTCGATGAGCAAGCCGAGCGTATTGATTAAGGCGACGTGATAAAACGGCGAGTGTTCGAGGTGTATGCCTTCATCGCTGAAATGCTGGCTGATCAGTTTGCACAGCCCTTGTTTGGCAAACGGCTTGAATTCTTGCACGCCACTTAATTCGGGCGTCGACATGCCCAGCGAGAGGAGTCCGACCAGTTGATAAATTCCGTGATTGGAATGCCAGGCGATTTTGTCCTCGCCGTGCAATTCGGTAGCGTGTCGGCGGGCGGCTGTGAACAGTAGCAATAAACGTTCGTTGCTCAACACATCGGTGCGGAGGTTGGCATCGATCAGTTTTCCTAATAACAACGCACGGCGGCCGATGGCCATGTCGTACCAAGTGAAAGCATTGCTGTTCTCTGCGACGATGTGTTGGTCGATCCAATCCAGAGCGATGCCGTTGGCGAATTTCAGATAGCGCTTGTCGCCCGATTCGTCATAGGCGGCTAAAATCGGTTCGAGAACGCGCCAGGCGTTGAGCCACATCCGCCAGCCCCGGTCGTTGTGCGGGTTTGCGGCCCAGTCGATGGGTATGGCGACGGGGTAGGGCTCACGTTTGCCGAATCGCCATCCGCCTTGAATCACGCCGTCGGCGACGGTGATGATTTTTTCCGGGTCTCTCGGAGCCAGTCCGTGTGGAAAAACGGGTCGCTCCGGCGCCTGTTGGTGTAATTCCCGAATCCGCGCAACGGCTGCATCCAGTCCGTCACGCTCGGCGATTTCAACAATCTCTTGCAGGGGAGGCTGTGTCGTATCGAGTACTTGGGACAATTGTTTGGCGAGAACCTGATTGGGTGTTTCCGTTTTGTCCGCGGATTTTGATGCGGCAGTATCGCGTCCCTGGGTGGTCGCCGGAACCTCACCGCTGGTCTGGTTGTGGACAAAGAAAACAACAGCGCCAACCAAAACGGCCAGTCTTGCTATTGCGAGGCTGTTGAGTGTGTTGTGTTGAGTGATGCGCTTGGACATGACCGTCAGTTCTTTACGAGGGACTACTGGTGGCGGCGTTTTGCGTGCGGCGTTCAACGTACAATGGCGCCAGGCGCCCGGTTGGCTAGGGGAGGGCGGCTGAGCAGCGTCAGTTTTCCACCCGACTTCAAACGGCGAAAATCAAAGCCCGCTTCGCCATCGGGCAATTGCCAGCGGACGTGGATCGTGTCGGTTTTTTCGTGCAGCTGTGTGTTTCCCGGACGGAGATTGGCGCGGGGATCGCCCAGCCAGAGCAGCGTGATAAAAGTTGCGTTGCGTCCGCGAGTCGTGAAGCCGGCGGCGTGATTCGGGATTAGTTCGCCGTAGTCCAAACTCGTCCAGCCCTGCAGACGTGGTTGGTGCTGACCGCGTATAAGGGTTTGCCGGAGCGTGGATTGACCGTACAGGGGGATAACTTGGAGTGACTTGTCTTGGACCGTTAATGGGGCAGTAAAACCAGTGGAGGCTTCGCTGACCTTTAGCTCGGGAGCGAAGTGGAACCATTGCGTGAACTGATGGGAATCGGGCGAGCGAAGTTGATCGATCACTGCCAACCACTGCCCCGGTTGAAAAACGAGTATGCGGCGATGCTTGGTCTTGAAGAAACGTTTGCGGTCGACCTCGGCCTCGACAAAGTAGGCGCCGTCGGCGGTTCCGCCCGCGGTGATCGCCGAACCGAACGCATCGAGCCGATAACGGCTGAAGTCCTGGCCATCGATTTCCACAGTGTTGTGCGCGCGGGTGCTCATGACATATTGCCGCTGCGGGGATTTTTTGTCGTAGCGAAATTTCCCGCTATCGATGAGCAGTTCCTGCCCTAAGTCAGCCCACTCAAACGTGAAGTCGTCCGCTTGTTTGTGGGTCCGACTATGAAAACCGGCAGCAAAGAACAGATAGGAACCGTCCGTGTGTGGCGTTTGTTGCCAGTCGCTGCGAAAGGTGGCGTAACCTGATTTTTGATAAATCTGAAACGCTGTCTCGGGAGGCACGCCCCGTTGGCCGTGGCTGAGCACGAACTCGAGTTGCGGCGAGAGCGGGAAGAGGATCCGCTCGGCGGCTTGATTGGTATCGCCGTCACCGACGCGTGAAAGGTTTCCGTTGGGGTGCACGTAACTGATGATGTTGGCGCTGGCGGACGTAAATAGCTTTTGCAGCTGGGCATCGGCCATCAATCCGGTCTCCAGCAGATGCCAAAGGAAGTTTACGAGTTCAACGTGGTAGACCGGCGAATGTTCTTTGTGGATGCCTTCGGCGGTGAAATGTTTGTTGAAGAGTTTTTTGAGGCTTGTTTGTGCAAATGTGTGGCCGGCTGTCGCTCCGGACAATTCAGGAACAGCGCGAGTCAATGCGAGCAAGCCGGCGAGTTGCGCTAAGCCGTGGTTGCTGTGCCAGGCAATTTGCGATGCATCGGAGAGGTATTGCACATGGATGCGGGCGGCAACGAGCAGTTGGATTAGGTCAGCGTCTGTTATTTGAACGGCTGGATCGCCTAAGGCTGCATCGAGGATTTTTGCCAATTGCGCCGCACGGCGACCGGCGGCCATGTCGTACCAGGCAAAATTATGTTGTTTCGCATCGGTAATATGTTGTCGAGCCCAGTCGACGGCGATGCGTACAGGAAAGGCGAGGTAAGCGGGATCGTTTTTGCGTTCGTACAACAACAGGTGCGGATCGAGAAAATGCCAGGCATTCAGCTGGAACCGCCATCCGCGATCATGAAACGGGTCGGCTTGCCAGTGAATGGGAAAGGACAGCGCGTACGGTGGATACTCTTTGAATGAGAAACCGTGTGCCACGCAAGCGGTTGCCAGGGTGTCGAGATGTTCAGTCGAATCGTTGAGCGTCTCTTGCGGGAAGACTTGAAGAAAACGTTGCCGCGGTCGTTGGCGATGCCGTGCGCGGAGTTGGTCCAATGCGGCGGCGACGCGATTCAAATCCGTTGCGCGAAAGATTGGTGCCAAATCTTTATTTTGAGTGTCGAGGACGTGATGCAACAGCCGTGCATTAGCGCGGTCGGCGGGGCCGGCTTTTACGATCCGGCGGTAGGACGCGAGTTCGTCGGCGACAATGGCGGGCGGATTCTCAGCGGCGACCGCTTCTTGAACGAAGTGCCCAGGTGTTGCCGGCAGCGGCACAATGATCCATGCCGCCATCAGCAGCAGGAGAGCGCAATCGCGGCTGGACCTGCTCGAGATGTTAGAAATGGCAATCAACGTCTATTGTGATTTCGGAGGATATTTGGCGGAGAGTTTGCTGCCGCGAAGTGTGTGAGCGACGTGGCGGAGCAAGCGATAGGTCTTACCAACGGCACGATAGAAGGGGGAGTTCAGTAGGTCGAGGACCTCTTGAGCGGTCGTTTCGTCCATGGGACGGGACATCGGAAGTCGCTCCGCTGTCGCGCGCAAGAAGGCATCGTTGTGTTTGATTTCTTTGGTCGAGGTCGGCGCGTCAGATTTTGTGGGTGTGTGTTTATTCAAAATGACGTCGAAAAATTCCGTGGTCAGATCAAACTTGGGATAGCGCGACAACAGGTCGTTGAAGCGATCATAGAGAGTCTGGTCCAGGGGCCGCTGCGTGAGGTGCTCCCAAATGACGGTGAAACCTAACATCTCGAAGTAGTGCAGATATTGCGCGTAGGTGAGTGTATTGACCCAAGCGGGGCCTAATGGCTCTTGTCCCAACTGTTCGTAGAATTCGTAGAAGACCGAATCATCGAACAACAGGTGCGACCAAGGGAAAAAGACTTCGCGGTAGCGGTGCGAGGCGGTCGCGCCGCGGTGCAGGTTGGCCCGTAGATAGAATTTCCCACCGTCGACGAGCAGGTCACGGCAGGTTTGCAGGAGTGTATACGGGTGCTGGACGTGCTCCCAGACGACCAGCGAGACGATTCGGTCGAATGACTCGGGAGCTAAGTCGTGTCCTTCAGAGATGTCGGCATTGATGTACCGCAGGTTTTCACAGTCGAGATCTTTCCACGCACTTCGCACCTCAATGTCGACCCCGACGACGTCGCATTCATATTCCGTTGCGAGCACGTGCGAAAGGTACCCGTGGCCGCAGCCGACTTCTAAAACGCGTTGTCCCCGCATGCCGATCCGTTTATCGAGCTTTTCCGCCCAACGCCGGGCGCCATCTAATCGCGAAGAATCGGCCTTGGGCCGCGGCGCGGGGATGATTGGTTTGTCCTTGTATTCTTCATTGAGCTGTTGAAACAGTTCGAGGTTGAACTGTCGGATGCCCGGCTGGGGATTGAAGTTCCGCCCGATCGTTTGTTGCTCGGCCACAGCTGTCATTCTGAGATTCCCTTTAGGTTCGCAGAGCCGCCGAGAGGCAGCACTGGGTGGTATGCGGCACGGTGACAAGGCATTTCGTGCGGTCCGGCCAATGGAAAAACCGAATCCGCAGTGCGGAGTCGCCATTCGCCGGCAAAATGAGCAAAAAACGGCGGCGGAGTATGCCAGCGACCCCGTTTTGAGTCAATCCCGCTTAGGTTGGCGCGGTGGTTTTATGCGGGGACTCGTTATTTCAAATCTGGCCTTGCCTTGATTCAACAACCCGTATAAATTCCCCGCCGCTTTATCTTGGATTGACGACCGGTTCAACGCATGGATGGGTTGAGATTAACTGCCGGTCGCCGGGATCGAAGCGTCCACATCGCAAAAAAACTAATTTCGCGTGCTCATGCACGAGGTCCTTAAGGGGAAGGGATGCCTCTTTGAACCGTCTTCGCCCACTGCTTATCGTCGGGACGCGCCCCGAAGCCATCAAGATGAGTCCCGTCATTAAGGAGTGTCGGGATCGCCCCCGCGAAATCGATGCGATCGTCTGTTCCACCGGACAGCATCGTGAAATGCTCCAACAGGTGGCAGACTACTTTGAAATCAAAATTGATCTCGACCTGGGATTGATGCGGCCCAATCAAACGTTGGCCGGATTAACAGCGCGGTGTCTGACCGGGCTGGAAGATGCGATCAACAAATACAATCCCGACTGCGTGGTCGCTCAGGGCGATACCACAACGGTGATGGCGGCCTCCTTAGCGGCGTTTTATCACCGGATTCCCTTTGTGCATGTTGAAGCTGGTCTACGGACGGGCGATCTTCAAGCGCCGTGGCCGGAAGAGATGAACCGCCGCGTGGCGGGGATTGTCGCCGATTTGCATTGTGCCCCCACGCAGCGTGCCGCCGATGCTCTGTTGAGCGAAGGGACGCGGCCTGACATTGTGCAGGTGAGTGGAAACACAGTCATCGACGCTTTGTTGTGGACCGTCGCTCGCGAGCGCAACAACGCCGAGCAATGGGAAGAGAAATACGCATTTTTACAAGACCGGCGAATGGTGCTGATCACCGGTCATCGTCGCGAAAACTTTGGCGGCGGATTTGAAAACATTTGCCAAGCGATCTCGACCTTGGCGGCTGATTTCCCTGAGACG from Symmachiella dynata encodes:
- a CDS encoding alginate lyase family protein, with translation MQGCIRRYRTVAAVTVMIVGVFVIIFLSRQTNDKANAAQRFAEFAKRLPRDITATSPTIQTDALRKLLETAQPQRPPVGDAVAQHDWSAALTEIRQIQAQHPERPVLPHGLSRMSPQKIVRVADRTIREGWKIGRRAPYSLATPMDWAADPHHDTSWRMWLNSWHPLEPLLLAYDQTGRDHYLVMANRIALDWIEQHVLNESENPLAWYDMAIGRRAAFLGKLIDANLRKNLLDDNRLLELFIAARLHGLKLIDPEQITWTTNHGFYQLVGLLAMAKAVPQLNGAGEFHRFANAGLQKMLHEHFTEEGIHREHSPFYHLALVNTLGLLEEQDLIEDQNLLDLFHRARKNIVWMSHPNGDLCRAGDSDRTPTVDRILYPDDPQLQYLISQGTQGVPPAENYRIFPKSGYAMFRDAWDHRPWREASYLHFSAAFHSGTHKHADDLTFEWSELGRTLLIDSGRFSYKYDHPHRRYVESTRAHNTVEIDGRDYSRERKDAFGSAIVAGGEFDGAYFVEAAVDRTQDFDTYQRRILVLRPGQWLAVIDRLTSPQSHDFAQCFHFDPDLNFHPISGRGISAALPESETALNVLPLAPGDGLEMQLIKGQTTPRLQGWTSLAANEMTPNIAVELRTHGKQVLYVTLFSLTGPQADIVAGQTAYNAETDEFQVRWQLNGQDRGFDYRGGRNGQPVGLMRVPAVLASEPAGKVR
- a CDS encoding IS4 family transposase; the protein is MARKKAKRVSDADLTGLKYLKRISSLLKRLRPVGCERDKAGNRDLFFDQYCGLILLYMFNPIVTSLRGMQQTSQLKKVQRLLGCQRASLGSLSEAARVFDPELLREIAGELLQRAPQRADCDPRLKDFAQTLTAVDGSLLKKLPQITQACFATRNDRGFKLHAHFEILKGVPVKSAVTDASGQGPANEKNVLRSQLEPDRCYVIDRGYEQFSLFNAIVDVGSSYVCRIRNDRAFTADEVRELDEEARAAGVLEDAIGQLGSPKSRRIEHPQHRVRRVVIRAETHPKRGGRKRAAATHDVVLVTNLLDVPAEIIALIYRSRWMIELYFRFLKHVLGCRKLLSDCDNGIEIQTYCAIIACLLISLVTGRKPTLRTYEMLCYYFQGLADEEELLAHINRLPPHATTSV
- a CDS encoding heparinase II/III family protein — its product is MSKRITQHNTLNSLAIARLAVLVGAVVFFVHNQTSGEVPATTQGRDTAASKSADKTETPNQVLAKQLSQVLDTTQPPLQEIVEIAERDGLDAAVARIRELHQQAPERPVFPHGLAPRDPEKIITVADGVIQGGWRFGKREPYPVAIPIDWAANPHNDRGWRMWLNAWRVLEPILAAYDESGDKRYLKFANGIALDWIDQHIVAENSNAFTWYDMAIGRRALLLGKLIDANLRTDVLSNERLLLLFTAARRHATELHGEDKIAWHSNHGIYQLVGLLSLGMSTPELSGVQEFKPFAKQGLCKLISQHFSDEGIHLEHSPFYHVALINTLGLLIERGLIDDDETLKLFQLARRNIVWMCHPHGDLIRAGDGDQTQAAARIMYADDPQLQYVLSKGKSGTQPPTNHQIFKESGYAVFRGSWEHRPWREAPYLFFSAAFHSRTHKHADDFTFEWSEQGRSLLIDSGRYSYKYDHPNRQYVESTRAHNTVEIDGRNFSRYTNDAFGSAIVAGGESDGAYFVTAEVNRTRFFKTHHKRTLVFHPGRWLVVIDHLTSPESHDFAQCFHFGPELMFHHTSPGGVAARLPNSKTVLNVLSLSPSDAVTATLIRGQTEPRMQGWTSLAANRMTPNYALELRTSGNDVRYITVLALTGPQANLQPVQLPDDQDPHNLQVRWQANGAFQGFDLHEGESGISLKLLSPPAMTAEKPGATTR
- a CDS encoding nucleoside permease, with translation MHALVGARLSAMMFLQFFIWGSWYVTAYLYLGKIGFAGGEIAWTYSVGPIAGIISPFFVGMIADRFFASERVLGVMHLAGGGFMMLAVSLMNEANPATPLMINLALFGYMLCYFPTLALTNSVAMQNMTNSEKQFPLIRVFGTFGWIAAGFVISGGGWDTGIMPFQIAAGASFTMGIYSFFLPHTPPPAAGQKITVRELLGVDALVLLKQPSYLIFMISSFLICIPLAFYYQLATKFITTAGLANPAFKMSFGQLSEVIFMLIMPLFFSKLGVKKMLLVGMLAWVVRYGLFALGANDGVVWMLIGGIVLHGICYDFFFVTGQIYTDNVAPKAIRSQAQGMLVLFTLGLGMLIGAQVAGAVEVFFTTGEGEAAVVNWQQLWTGPAIAAGVIMVLFAVMFRDPPRSGQPDVMEADVARAAALEPNP
- a CDS encoding MFS transporter; the protein is MVGRLGFHLRWRLSVLWALEWGISGTLLTYLPIYWKQTIQLSTSQTASLFAVAAVGLWVAPFLVGQVADRWLASEKYLAVSHFIGGLTLVGFPHAAETYKQTGDNFVTLLVMSGIYSVAYIPTWALASSLTFRHLTDPDAQFGKVRVWGTVGWMSTGLFLSLWLMQDEFGSWLSQFPKIDAPRSAIAAACDWLPAPQPSDCFSIAAMLSFALSSFCIFLPHTPPERTKRDGIAPLEMLKMFRSRDFRLFMGISFLMALLIPMYNLVVPVFLTTGDIEDGWVPAVMLIGQISEFPALLLLGLFLKRLGMKITFSVGIGAWFLRYGLFSISGGAYSLILVGLALHGICHVFMIIVAQLYIDSQCRHDLRASAQNFLAFVTLGIGMPLGLLLAGKLDDGFDGNYPLLFAIAAASCLILLVVFWKRFEGPKTIAVAPPPSSDPETQNPEPESPETAASP